Proteins encoded together in one Marmota flaviventris isolate mMarFla1 chromosome Y, mMarFla1.hap1, whole genome shotgun sequence window:
- the LOC139703514 gene encoding zinc finger protein 709-like, with translation MLEVLRNLASIGNKWEDKITEVQIENSGINVRQITSHSGHKYYKHEKYEEKPCELKQYRKSLVSLKSVHTQMLIQTGDGPYESTVCGKVISCSNDIERHEETHTAGRPGECQQCGEASSYPSSVQKHMITHSGDKHFQWDICGKAIHFSSLFRRHEGTNSGEKLHECKQGVRTCISHTSLQRHRITHTGNAHFKCKLCGKDFDYSSLLRIHQRMHTGEKPYVCKQCGKAFSRSSYLHSHEKTHTRVKSHECKQCGKAFSRSSYVQIHGRMHTGEKPYECKQCGKAFTQSSNLYSHEKTHTGEKPYDCKQCGKAFATSSYLRRHGRTHTGEKPYECKQCGKAFARSSSLQSHKKTHTEEKPYKCKHCGKAFARSGDLYKHGIIHTGEKPYACKQCGKAFSRSSYLHSHEKTHTGEKSYEWKQCGKAFATSHQLHKYEIIHTREKPYQCQQCGKAFTTASYLQIHERTHTGEKPYECQQCGKAFTQSSHLHSHEKTHTGEKPYECKQCGKAFPRSNSLRRHEKTHTGEKPYECKQCGKAFTRSSELQSHEKTHTGEKPYECKQCGKAFVRSHFLQIHGRTHTGEKPYECKQCGKAFTHFSGLHSHKTIHTGVKPYACKQCGKAFTCSSDLHLHKRIHTGERPYACKQCGKAFATSSNLHRHKRTHTWGEAL, from the coding sequence GCAGATCACATCTCACTCTGGACACAAATACTACAAGCATGAGAAATATGAAGAGAAGCCATGTGAATTGAAACAATATAGGAAATCTCTGGTTTCTCTCAAAAGTGTTCACACACAAATGTTAATACAAACTGGAGATGGACCTTATGAAAGTACAGTATGTGGGAAAGTCATCAGTTGTTCCAATGACATTGAAAGACATGAAGAAACTCATACTGCGGGGCGACCCggtgaatgtcaacaatgtggtgAAGCCTCTTCTTATCCCTCCAGTGTTCAAAAACACATGATAACACACAGTGGAGATAAACATTTTCAATGGGACATATGTGGGAAAGccattcatttctcctctttatttAGAAGACATGAAGGAACTAATTCTGGAGAGAAACTCCATGAATGTAAACAAGGTGTTCGGACCTGTATTTCACACACAAGTCTTCAAAGGCACAGGATCACACACACAGGGAATGCACATTTCAAATGTAAGTTATGTGGGAAAGACTTTGATTATTCCAGTTTACTTAGAATACATCAGAGAAtgcatactggggagaagccctatgtaTGTaaacagtgtggcaaagccttttctAGATCCAGttaccttcactcacatgaaaaaactcatactaGAGTGAAGTCccatgaatgtaagcagtgtgggaaagccttttcCCGATCCAGTTACGTTCAGATTCATGGAAGAATGCATACTggtgagaagccctatgaatgtaagcagtgtgggaaagccttcactcaGTCCTCTAACCTTTactcacatgaaaaaactcatacgGGTGAGAAGCCCTATGattgtaagcagtgtggcaaagcctttgctacatccaGTTACCTTCGCAGACATGGaagaacacacactggagagaagccctatgaatgtaagcagtgtggcaaagcctttgctagatcCAGTTCCCTTCAGTCACATAAAAAAACTCATACTGaggagaagccctataaatgtaagcactgtggcaaagcctttgctaggTCTGGTGACCTTTACAAACATGGAATaatacatactggagagaagccctatgcatgtaagcagtgtggcaaagccttttctAGATCCAGttaccttcactcacatgaaaaaactcatactggagagaagtcTTATGAATggaagcagtgtggcaaagcctttgctacatcccATCAGCTTCATAAGTATGAAATAATACATACCAGAGAAAAGCCCTatcaatgtcaacaatgtggaaaagcctttactACTGCCTCctaccttcagatacatgaacgaactcatactggagaaaagccatatgAATGTcagcagtgtgggaaagccttcactcagtcctctcaccttcactcacatgaaaaaactcatactggagagaagccctatgaatgtaagcagtgtggcaaagcctttccTAGGTCCAATAGCCTTCGCAGGCATGAAAAAAcacatactggggagaagccctatgaatgtaagcagtgtggcaaagcctttactAGATCCAGTGAGCTTCAgtcacatgaaaaaactcatactggagaaaagccctatgaatgtaagcagtgtggcaaagcctttgttAGATCCCATTTCCTTCAGATTCATGGAAGaacgcatactggagagaagccctatgagtgtaagcagtgtggaaaagccttcactcaTTTCTCCGGCCTTCACTCACATAAAACAATTCATACTGGGGTGAAGCCTTAtgcatgtaagcagtgtggcaaagccttcacttgTTCCTCTGACCTTCACTTACATaaaagaattcatactggagagaggccttatgcatgtaagcagtgtggcaaagcctttgctacatccaGTAACCTTCACAGACATAAAAGAACACATACATGGGGAGAAGCCCtgtga